Genomic window (Nymphaea colorata isolate Beijing-Zhang1983 chromosome 1, ASM883128v2, whole genome shotgun sequence):
TCCATTCTTCCCTTCTATTATCTTCCTCCGTTTGTTCTGCTGGTTTTTTCTTCGGATGGGAATGGTTCTGTTGATCGGTGTTCTGGTGTGCTTTGATTTACTGTTCTTTTCTTCGCATTAGGACTTCTGCTTGTCACCGCATCCCCTTTTCTTCCTTGGTGTTTAGAGGATCAGTATTATATATTTCGTGAGCGTTTCTGATCGATTGCACCTAATCAGGTggaaaactctctctctctggcgtTTTCCAATTTAGAGTTGACAATTTTCACTCTGAATTTCTCCTCTTATTCTTTCCATAGGACTGGTGggattgttttcctttttttcttctgttacGTTCTCTTTGCGTTCCCGTGTTGCTTGTAGGAGTGGATATATGTCGGTTGTTGctgattttttctctttctctgttttgGATCTTTTGTTTGGGACTGGGGAGGAGGAGTGCAAGTATCGAGGGTTAGGGCGAAAGGTGGCTGTGCTTTTTCTTGGATATGAAATTGCTGTTTtgtggttttttccttttttttttttctgtttcttaggGCGGTGATCCTACTAATGGTTGCTAAGTTTGGTGGATGAGAAAATCGCTACTAATTACCATTTTGTACTTCTTGTATTGATTTCTGCTTGACATCTTCTGAACTGTTTATTGTAATATTTTGCATTAGTAGCTTCATggttctaatttattttttctttctcggCGCTgagtatttgcttttctcttttttttatccaGCGACATGTTtagttcttatttttttctctttttcttcccgtatttctcttttctaattTGCGGCTGTCTTGGTAGTATCAAGTGGTTTCCCTTCACTCAGAAGACAATTCCTTGATTCCGTCTTGTCCTTCGCTTTTGTCTCtcgtgtttttttcttttgctagaCGTTTaaccttttactttttttcccCACCTTAATGGACTACTGTTTACGGCTTTGACAAATCACCATGAGGAAATGTTtatgtttctctccttctctctttattcCGCAATAATTCTCCTTTGTTAATTTCCTCTTCCTTTGAAGTGGTGcttcagtatttttttttttttgtttttttggactTCCTCATTTGTTTATGGTCGATTGGTCGTGTTTCTTGACTTTGCCTTGAACTGAAGAATGTATAACATTCCTGAGACAGGGCCGACTAGCTGGGAACCGTCATGGCAAAGAGTTCATTCAAGTTGGAACAGCCTCTAGGTTAGTACTCTTTGCTTACATTCTTCTTGGTCTTATTTAATATATGCTAGACGTTGCCAATGTGACATCGCTGCATGATGCAGCTTAAGTTTATATATTAGGTATTGCCATTACAGCAAAACTGGTTCGGATGGCCTTCTATTTGGTGTTTTGTATGTTATGGTTTGATCAATTTTGTCATATTCATCAAGTCTTCCTAGCAATCTTTTTTCTGGAGATACTCTTGAGATTCTCTTAGGATAGATATTCCAATTTAAAAACTATTTcagtttgatttgatttgaccTATTCCTTGAATCTCTTTGAAAAATGATTCAATTCAGAAACTGATTTTAACAACTATGGTTAGATATGTTAACACAAGTTaaaattaaatcatgttttctgtTGGAAGGCTAATATAGTTGTATATGGAATTTTGTATGTTATGGTTTGATCAATTTTGTCATATTCATCAAGTCTTCCTAGCAATCTTTTTTCTGGAGATACTCTTGAGATTCTCTTAGGATAGATATTCCAATTTAAAAACTATTTcagtttgatttgatttggcCTATTCCTTGAATCTCTTTGAAAAATGATTCAATTCAGAAACTGATTTTAACAACTATGGTTAGATATGTTAACACAAGTTaaaattaaatcatgttttctgtTGGAAGGCTAATATAGTTGTATATGGAAAACCAGAAACAATAATTGtttccttgaaaaaaataatgcagTCTTGAATTTATTGTATGGTGGATCATCATGCGCTTGCTGTCAGAAATGTTGACCTACTATAAGGCATCAGACTTACTTTTTGTTAAATAACCTGTAACTTGGTCTTACCACTGAGCCGATGGCAAGAGGGAAATGTGAAGGGTGTCAAGATGAAGACCCTGGATGAAGTCCCAATTCTGCCATTCTGTTGTGTAGTTTTTCTTGTGGTGTAGTCCTTCCTTAAAAAGCTTGATGGTCTGAGCTTAGAAGGTGTGCTTTCTACCAAAATTTGTATCTGTAAGAATTTGGTTAagagttttcatcattttagtCACCAGACTCCCCACAAGTTCGAAGTTAGGGCTGTAGTTCGCTCTGTACATGAAGAATTACTTTGGTTAACTTGGAACCGGTAACAAACTTAGTGCCCTCTGTAGATGAATCCTCAGCTCTCACAGAAAGAACTATGAGTTTTTTTCTGACATATAGTTGTGGTATTCTAAAATTTCTGTTTTATACCTTTTCTTTATGTAGGTTCTCAGAAAACCTGATGTGCTTGAGACTGGCATACTTGAAAATATGGTTCTGGTTATGGTTTTGTAATACTGTAGCAAATATTGcattcttttaaaagaaagagaagaagaaagggaaaacaaaggaaaataagaaaaagaaatcgaGATGTTTtgaaaaacactaaaataaaaaaactgctttttgtcatctttttcttgtttttgacaaaaaaagatttttaatttatgtcatttttttgaggttttttttacatatccaatattttggatttttatttgtgtaaaaaaagcagaaaacttaagttttatattttttatgttttttttgtatttttaacctttttgaattttttagattttcccAAGAGAAACAGACCTCCTAATTAATAAGGGAGGAAAACTTCGCCAGTAAAAGTCTGAGAACAATATGAGTGACACTGGTTTATAGTATTAGCTTATGTTAGCATACCTAGAAATGTATATACAACTGTCGAGGCAAGTTGTTGGTAAGGGGATGGTTGGATTTGTGTACTGCTGGACAACTTCTcaggtacatttttttttaaaatgttaactAATGCCTGTAATTGGTTTGTTTTTTacgttaaaagttaaaacttaaagCAATGTCTACTTTATGGCCTTTTAAAGGCTATATTTAATGGTTATTTGGCAATTCCAATTGGTTTTGTTGCACCTAGGAGTAGGACTACTGATCTCTTGTTAAATCATATTACATGTGTAATTTCAGAAAGAAGACAGGCTGAAGCTGCACGGATCAGGGAGAAATACCCAGACAGGATACCAGTAAGAActatttcgcttgttattgtttttctctGTGTTATAATTTTCTAATCAACACATATGTGGTTTCTTGTTGTGTCAGGTTATTGTTGAAAAGGCTGACAGAACTGACATACCAGACATTGATAAGAAGAAGTCAGTTAATTTTTAATTGGATTTGTTTGTGTATTTTCTGAAGTTTTGCATGGCATGATTCTATACTGGTGTGCCTTTATcagtaaaaaaaggaaaaagaaaaccttatgTAATAATTTATCATCAAAACAAGGAAGAGATCAATGTGATTGATAGTGCAGTGAAACTGAATTTCTTCCCTATTATTATCTTGTGGCTTCTGACCATTTCAAAACACTCTTTTTAGTGGAACTTTAGAATTTGAAATGACTATGCTATAGGATGGAAAATGCCAAGTTGTTTCTTTTGCTTGCCTGAATGCTGGAGTACTTTGGCATCTGCCTGTGCCCAACTCCAGAGTACGCCTTCTAGGAGAAATACTAAATTTTTAGTTGTGTTTTCATTGCAGATATCTTGTTCCTGCTGATCTTACTGTAGGGCAGTTTGTTTATGTTGTTCGGAAGAGGATAAAGCTTAGTGCAGAGAAAGCCATCTTCGTGTTTGTGAAGAATGTTTTGCCTCCTACAGGtaagaagcaacaaaaaatgttaCTTTTTATaatatgtgcatgcatgtgctAGGAGATGgttcataaacacaaaatacattCTTGGAAAGTGGTGCTCTTATGAACTTGGGTGTGTCAGTTTAGTGTTAGTAAATTGAATAAATGAAGGTAGCGGTGCTTTGTGAACCTGCTATGGTTAATGTCTGAAAAATAAATCACTTTTCAAATGTGATGTACATGTTCCAAGTTACAAGGTTGACCAGCTCTGTTTAAGTTGGCTATGTTGCAAGTCTCATCACATGATTGACTAGTGTGGGTTGATGTTTGGTTTTAAGCGATTATGAGCTCTCTCTATAGCTGCTGCTTAGTTGCAATTTCCATTTATCAGAATTGGGTCTATCCAGGAGTCTAAATCTCATCACTCGTCTTTGCCTTCATCCTTCAAGTTTGTAACTCAACAGTTTGAAGTCCTACTCTGGCCTTACTAGATAGATCTGAGTTTTCTTTTGGGCACATCGTTGGAGGAGTGAGGAGCCTGATCCCCCCCTAATCCAAGGGTAATATTGTAATTTATTGTTGTGGCCGGCGTTTCTGCCCTAGACTCTTGGATTGGACAAACATTTGGTTTGAGCCATATGGGTCAGTGGACATATATCTGCATTTTAACCTTCCTGTGTCCAGTATGAATTCACGATTCTAGTGATATAAGATAATGACCTGTGAGGATGGTCTTATACTGCTGGATTATATATGGTGATCTACATTTTCGGTGGTTTTGCACCACAGGatccattttctaatttcttatATTCATTACATTGGAGATGTACCGTAGTGATCATTTACTCATGGGGTGAAAAGATGATTGATTGTGCTGGCTTAACTGGATTAAGAACTTGCCTGGCGTCCATCTTACCTGCAATAGTGCACTGAGCTTCAGCAGCTCTATTTTGTGCTACTGACGTgtgtgtgcgagagagagagagggagagagagagagagagagagagtgagcacTTTTTAATTCCATTGCGACTACTGTATTAGTCTTCAATTTAGtaaccaaaatttattttattacaGGTTCATTGATGTCTACTATATATGAGGAGCATAAAGATGAAGACGGCTTTCTTTATATGACCTACAGTGGGGAAAACACATTCGGAATGTTCTGAGATCAGCAAACACGCAGTCTCCCCCTTAcataatgaaaataatattgtaCATTCTTCTTTTATCGCTCCAGTTCTCTCTGTCTTCTCATCTCCTTGGATGAATCACCAAAACCTAGTAAAGTCTTCCACtttgtctcttcctctcccttgAGCACAATATCAACGGGAAGAACTGATATTACCTATCAATAAATTCCTTGTGCGTCTCAAAAGTCCAATATCCTGGTATGTCATATTtatcttgtttatttttgtctCACTTGGAGCTTGCAGATACTACTAGCTTGTCAACACACACAATGCACTCCAAAGCTCGGTGACAGTTGCTCCTTTGTGAGCTCTAGCTGATTGTTAACAGGCTGAGCAAACTATTGATTGTTGTTTGCAGTTCAGGCCTCCAATGAATATGGTTGTTGCATTGCAACACCTTTACAACTTTGAATTGTTGGGATGAGTGGGCAAGGTGATTCTTTTTCAATGAGAATAGCTGTCTCCATCATCATgacctcaaaaaagaaaacctccTATAGTTTTGTTTTAATTGCTTGGATGAGTGAGCATTGAATCTCCTCCGGTTGATTTCTTCAAGTGCATATGTGGGGTTTCCGGCTACTCGTTGTGTTGGTTTTTTGTTAAGGGCACAAAGAGGAGGTGTATTTTAAGTACACAGGAGGAGTGTAGGACTTTTAAGTACACAAGAGGAGCGTAGAAAGTAACATCCCTTTTATATGTCCATGGGAGTTTGCCTACAGAAGGTGAGAAAAGCCAGAAACCCGATTGCAGTTGGGGCGTTGAGGTTGCACGATCtttatttgaagtttgaacagtGCCTTACCTGAATGGCTATCAAGATTTTGTACTATAGCAGCCGATTCAACAATCTATAGGTCAAAGACTCCCATAGATATAGCGGTTTAGGCCGTGGTCATCGGGCTCGTTCAACAGCTATATCGTTCAAATATGAGCTGTGGCCTCAGTTTGAATACGCCATTAGGGGTCAATTGACTGGCAAGGGTTTATCTTAAGATCGTAGTTATAAAAGTCATAAATTTGAATTAAGGACATGAAATTACCGGATGTTGCAAACTTATATTTATAGATTAAAGAAGGGAGGGGGCTTCACTTGCGATAAACGGACTTCCAGACTACAAGGTTTACAAATCCACCGTGGAATCCTTGGGGGTTTTTCCCCTTAACATACGATTTCGAAACCTGATTAGAGATCAGGGATTTAAAAGATCTTAAATAACCTCGaattcttttcatctttatttatttgtgttTTTCCTTAGGCAAAACTAAGTTATTTTATTAGTACTCAAGTCAAAAATGGGGTTTCAATGCGAAAACTGCAAATCAGGCATGGAACCTTCCATGTTGAAAAGCATCCAATGCAAGCCAGTATATAAAACCAATTAGGTGGATTACTGGATCGGATCAACAACGAGATACCCACAAATCACAGTATTAAACCCGACCCGCTTGCATTCCTTGTCAGAACTCCACGAGACAGACTGATGAGGCTTCAAGTGTGACAACTGAAAGGAAGCCAGCAGAAGGATGGTCAACGTCGAATAGATtggaatggaaaggaagcaACAATTGAGTCTAATGAGCATTCCGACACTCAACCACTTCCCTAGACTTGAAGTAAAGAGATTCCCAATAAGAGCATTCCAACGCACACCTTGCTAAAGCGTAGATCCCAATATCTAAGCAACATTGCGACCAACCAGCAAGAAAGATGTTTTCGGCTTGGgtacaacaaagaaaaatacgAGTGAAGATTGATTAGCTTTAATGATAAGAAAACCCAGGTTCTGAACAAATTTCTGTGGTTCAATAAAGAAGACATCGAGCTTAAGTATAAGCTTCCGCTAATGGATCACATACATTGCCCATACAATTTACACAAATACATAAGCTTGAGCGTGAGACGTCATAAAAAGTTATACTGTGATTTTGTAAATATTGAAATGCTCCAACTTGTACCATCTACAGGTCAAATTGATATCTATTGATCTTCAATCTCAGTACGCTTAGGCTGATTGATTAAAAGCTGATAGGCTTTAGGTTGATTGATATTTGTCTAATGTTCTTTTGCACAAGACGAAGTCAAAGCATACATACCAGACACTATGCATAATAATAACTGAACTTCTTTGAGGCTTAAGAACCAATGAACAAGTGATTTGCATCTAAACAGCTGGTGCCAAATTTCTCCTAGACGACTCCACGTCCATATTTATACAATCCACAAGCTTATATGCCAGTACAAGCTCATTTGCAGCTCTCAAATGCATGTTTACATGTCTTATGCGTGTGTGTAGATGAACAAGCACGAGTAGAATGGTCATATTAGCAACAATGGCAAAAAACTGAGAACTTAAAGGTAACCGAAAAGttatgaacaaaattcaaaatatacagagaaaaggggaaaccacatagaaagaaaaagttcaCGTCCAAAGAAGAGTGTtttcaacaatccaatcacatGGTAGGCACAAAGATAAAGAATGAAGATCAGTGACAGATCATTTGGATGTCCTCTTCTGGTACTGGGTCTTCACCCATTTGATTCCAAAAGTGGTCCCGCTCTTAACCTTCTGTGCACCAAAGACTGCAGCGGCTTTAGCCTTTTCCATGCTCACAATTGCAGCAGTCTTCATCTTGGCATTCATATCAGACATTTTGCTATCCTTGTTTTTGGTTGATCCCATACTTCCACTGCGAAAACACTTGGTTACAAAAACAAGACTTcaggggaaaaagagaaaaggaaaagaagaactgCAAATGCTGTAAAA
Coding sequences:
- the LOC116265609 gene encoding autophagy-related protein 8C-like, translated to MAKSSFKLEQPLERRQAEAARIREKYPDRIPVIVEKADRTDIPDIDKKKYLVPADLTVGQFVYVVRKRIKLSAEKAIFVFVKNVLPPTGSLMSTIYEEHKDEDGFLYMTYSGENTFGMF
- the LOC126409721 gene encoding uncharacterized protein LOC126409721; amino-acid sequence: MTDIEGLLFDGYPYRVWGCCFHVHINGYRESGSMGSTKNKDSKMSDMNAKMKTAAIVSMEKAKAAAVFGAQKVKSGTTFGIKWVKTQYQKRTSK